A DNA window from Ensifer sp. WSM1721 contains the following coding sequences:
- a CDS encoding CoA transferase subunit A, translating to MARIVSLAEAVAENVRDGDTVAMEGFTHLIPYAAGHEVIRQGRRDLFLVRMTPDILYDQLIGVGAARGMKFSWGGNPGVGSLHRFRDAVENQWPRPLQIEEHSHAAMANAYEAGAANLPFATLRGYIGADLPKVNANIRSVTCPFTGEVLAAVPAIRPDVTIIHAQRADRKGNVLIEGIVGVQKEAVLAARRSLVTVEEIVDELSPPSPNSVVLPSWAVTAVAHVPGGAFPSYAHGYYPRNNAFYIRWDEISRDRETFAAWIKENVLDATPEDFAGHAAKISAKVA from the coding sequence ATGGCTCGTATCGTGTCGCTCGCCGAAGCGGTGGCGGAGAACGTCAGGGATGGCGATACCGTCGCCATGGAAGGGTTCACCCATCTGATCCCCTATGCCGCCGGCCATGAGGTGATCCGCCAGGGCAGGAGAGACCTGTTCCTCGTGCGCATGACGCCGGATATTCTCTATGACCAGCTGATCGGCGTCGGCGCGGCGCGCGGGATGAAATTCTCCTGGGGCGGCAATCCCGGCGTCGGCTCGCTGCACCGCTTCCGCGACGCGGTGGAAAATCAATGGCCGCGACCGCTTCAAATCGAGGAGCATTCGCATGCGGCGATGGCGAACGCCTACGAGGCGGGCGCTGCGAACCTGCCCTTCGCAACGTTGCGCGGCTATATCGGCGCCGACCTGCCGAAGGTGAACGCCAACATCAGAAGCGTTACCTGTCCCTTCACCGGCGAGGTGCTCGCGGCCGTGCCGGCGATCCGGCCTGACGTGACGATCATCCACGCGCAGCGCGCCGACCGCAAAGGCAATGTGCTGATCGAAGGCATCGTCGGCGTGCAGAAAGAGGCGGTGCTGGCCGCCAGGCGCTCGCTCGTCACGGTCGAGGAGATCGTCGACGAACTCTCGCCGCCCTCGCCCAATTCCGTCGTGCTGCCAAGCTGGGCGGTGACCGCGGTCGCCCACGTGCCGGGCGGTGCCTTCCCCTCCTATGCGCATGGCTATTATCCGCGCAACAACGCCTTCTACATCCGCTGGGACGAGATTTCCCGTGACCGGGAGACCTTCGCCGCCTGGATCAAGGAGAACGTGCTTGATGCG
- a CDS encoding IclR family transcriptional regulator produces MRETDFVSGFARGLRVIEAFGEAQPRLSIADAAKITGLDRATVRRSLLTLSELGYADYDGKFFTLTPRILRLGHAYLSATPLPTIVQPYLDQLSEKAGQSASASVLDGTEIVYVARASQRRVMSINLTPGSRLPAYCASMGRVLLAALPEPEARAILARSELRANTPKTKTDPEELMAELSRVRAQGYAIIDQELELGLCSIAVPLMNARNQVIAALNIGAPAAHVAAAELAERYLLLLKETQAALRPLVQ; encoded by the coding sequence ATGCGGGAAACGGATTTCGTCAGCGGCTTTGCCCGCGGGTTGCGGGTGATCGAAGCCTTCGGCGAGGCGCAGCCGCGTCTTTCGATCGCGGACGCCGCGAAGATCACCGGACTCGACCGGGCGACGGTCCGGCGGTCGCTGCTGACGCTGTCGGAACTGGGTTATGCCGACTATGACGGCAAGTTTTTCACGCTCACTCCGAGGATCCTGAGGCTCGGGCACGCCTATCTTTCGGCGACGCCGCTGCCGACGATCGTCCAGCCCTATCTCGACCAGCTTTCGGAAAAGGCGGGCCAGAGCGCCTCCGCCTCAGTGCTGGACGGCACCGAGATCGTCTATGTGGCACGCGCCTCGCAGCGCCGGGTGATGTCCATCAACCTGACGCCGGGCTCGCGCCTTCCCGCCTATTGCGCCTCGATGGGCCGCGTCCTGCTCGCCGCGCTTCCCGAGCCGGAGGCGCGCGCCATCCTCGCCCGCTCGGAGCTGAGGGCCAATACGCCGAAAACGAAGACCGATCCGGAGGAACTGATGGCGGAGCTCAGCCGGGTTCGCGCGCAAGGCTATGCAATCATCGATCAGGAACTCGAGCTCGGGCTATGCTCGATCGCGGTGCCGCTGATGAACGCGCGCAACCAGGTCATTGCCGCGCTCAATATCGGCGCTCCCGCGGCTCACGTCGCGGCCGCTGAACTGGCGGAGCGCTACCTGCTGTTGCTCAAGGAGACGCAGGCGGCACTGCGGCCGCTGGTACAGTAG